Proteins from one Paenibacillus sp. J23TS9 genomic window:
- a CDS encoding TetR/AcrR family transcriptional regulator, with the protein MNFSQQEPKPKRTPGRPKRQEQEGSTNEFILKTASNLFMENGYEAISLQQIAKVCGVTKASIYYHFENKAQLFTAAVTAMMEKAQSSSQQIMQQQDMPLYDRLVLLAERKLRFPHGDFETILREAADSLSKEQMESIRRSEESIHDVLTVSFTEAIEKGEVRPLHPLLMAHTLASMLMLGNREVAKEFAPSPSELAHDIIHMFWNGVGLSPKSRSGGSQD; encoded by the coding sequence ATGAATTTTTCCCAGCAAGAGCCCAAACCCAAACGCACTCCTGGCAGACCTAAACGGCAGGAACAGGAAGGATCGACAAACGAGTTCATACTGAAAACCGCCTCCAATCTGTTCATGGAGAACGGCTATGAAGCGATATCCCTTCAGCAGATTGCCAAGGTGTGCGGCGTGACCAAGGCTTCCATATACTATCACTTTGAAAATAAAGCGCAGCTGTTTACTGCGGCCGTGACCGCTATGATGGAAAAAGCGCAGTCCTCATCGCAGCAAATTATGCAGCAGCAGGACATGCCCCTATACGACCGGCTTGTTTTACTGGCTGAGCGAAAATTGCGGTTTCCGCATGGGGATTTTGAGACCATTCTGCGCGAAGCCGCAGATTCATTATCCAAGGAGCAGATGGAAAGCATCCGCCGAAGTGAAGAGAGCATCCATGATGTGCTGACAGTCAGCTTTACAGAGGCTATTGAAAAAGGAGAAGTTCGCCCGCTGCATCCACTGCTGATGGCACATACGCTGGCATCGATGCTCATGCTGGGCAACCGGGAGGTAGCCAAGGAATTTGCCCCTTCACCATCGGAGCTGGCTCATGACATCATCCATATGTTCTGGAACGGTGTCGGATTAAGCCCTAAATCCCGCTCCGGGGGATCCCAAGACTAA